In the genome of Neisseria animaloris, one region contains:
- a CDS encoding ABC transporter permease subunit codes for MKLKTLKRKLLRRPGQRAVIAVPYIWLLVLFLIPFAIVLKISFAEQELAIPPYSPLITTDPDLGRLNIALNYQNYADIFQNFWRSLGQMLNPFSDGNGNNIYLLTYWLSIKTALTTTLICLMLGYPIAYAISRANPSIRNGLLLAIMLPFWTSFLLRVYAWMGLLGHNGIINNYLLKYGIISQPLDLFYNAFSLNLVMVYAYLPFMILPLYTQLVKLDGRLLEAASDLGAGPIKAFFSITLPLSKTGIIAGSMLVFVPAVGEFVIPELVGGSDNLMIGKVLWQAFFDQNNWPLASAIAVIMVILLVIPITLFHHYENREIEEGAR; via the coding sequence ATGAAACTGAAAACGCTTAAACGCAAGCTTCTGCGCCGCCCCGGACAGCGGGCGGTAATTGCCGTGCCTTATATCTGGCTGCTGGTGCTGTTTCTGATTCCGTTTGCGATCGTGCTGAAAATCAGCTTTGCCGAACAAGAGCTGGCCATCCCACCCTATTCGCCGCTGATTACCACCGATCCCGACTTAGGCCGTCTGAATATCGCATTGAATTACCAAAACTATGCCGATATTTTCCAAAATTTCTGGAGAAGTTTGGGCCAAATGTTGAATCCGTTTTCAGACGGCAACGGCAACAATATCTACCTGCTCACTTACTGGCTGTCGATTAAAACCGCGCTGACCACCACGCTTATCTGCCTGATGCTCGGCTACCCGATTGCCTACGCCATCTCTCGTGCCAACCCGTCTATCCGCAACGGCTTGCTGCTGGCAATCATGCTGCCTTTCTGGACATCGTTTCTACTGCGTGTTTACGCATGGATGGGGTTACTCGGACACAACGGCATTATCAACAACTACCTGTTGAAATACGGCATCATCAGCCAACCGTTAGATCTCTTTTACAATGCCTTTTCATTGAATCTGGTGATGGTTTACGCTTATCTGCCGTTTATGATTCTGCCGCTCTATACCCAACTGGTCAAACTGGACGGCAGATTGCTTGAAGCGGCTTCTGACTTGGGTGCCGGCCCGATTAAGGCGTTTTTCTCAATTACACTGCCTTTATCGAAAACCGGCATCATCGCAGGTTCGATGCTGGTTTTCGTACCGGCGGTCGGCGAATTTGTGATTCCCGAGCTGGTAGGCGGTTCCGATAACTTGATGATCGGTAAAGTATTGTGGCAGGCATTCTTCGACCAAAACAACTGGCCGCTGGCTTCCGCCATTGCCGTGATTATGGTGATTCTGCTGGTTATTCCGATCACTCTCTTCCACCACTATGAAAATCGTGAAATCGAAGAAGGAGCCAGATAA
- a CDS encoding ABC transporter ATP-binding protein: MNATPASTIQPYLQIQGLVKKFGDNYAVDHIDLDIEKHEIFALLGSSGSGKSTLLRMLAGMETPNQGKIILDGQDITKLAPYERPINMMFQSYALFPHMTVEQNIAFGLKQDKMPKDEIIERVEEMLRLVQMSKFAKRKPHQLSGGQQQRVALARSLAKRPKILLLDEPLGALDKKLRQQTQLELVNTLEQVGVTCIMVTHDQEEAMTMATRVAIMSEGQLQQVGTPSDVYDFPNSRFTAEFIGETNIFEGTVLEDQADYSIVECSELANKVRIDHGLGGRAEQNLWVSIRPEDIDLHKEKPEDLGDFNWEQGTVKEIAYLGSFAIYHVQLANGRVIKSQVPAPYWHVRNLTPPTWDETVYVSWPENQPIPLFS, translated from the coding sequence ATGAACGCAACCCCTGCGTCTACTATCCAACCCTATCTGCAAATACAAGGCTTGGTAAAAAAGTTTGGTGACAATTACGCTGTCGATCACATCGACTTAGATATTGAAAAACATGAAATCTTCGCCCTTTTGGGCAGCTCGGGCAGCGGCAAATCCACGCTGTTGCGCATGCTGGCGGGCATGGAAACGCCCAATCAAGGCAAAATCATCCTCGACGGACAGGACATTACCAAACTCGCCCCCTATGAGCGTCCGATCAACATGATGTTCCAAAGCTACGCGCTTTTCCCGCATATGACGGTGGAACAAAACATCGCCTTCGGTCTCAAGCAAGACAAAATGCCCAAAGACGAAATCATCGAGCGCGTGGAAGAAATGCTGCGTCTGGTGCAGATGAGCAAATTTGCCAAACGCAAACCGCACCAACTTTCAGGCGGCCAACAGCAACGCGTGGCCTTGGCCCGCAGCTTGGCCAAACGCCCGAAAATCCTTTTGCTTGACGAACCTCTGGGTGCGCTCGATAAAAAACTGCGCCAGCAAACCCAACTCGAATTGGTCAACACGCTGGAGCAGGTGGGCGTAACCTGCATTATGGTAACGCACGACCAAGAAGAAGCCATGACCATGGCTACCCGCGTGGCGATTATGTCGGAAGGCCAATTGCAGCAAGTTGGCACGCCGAGCGATGTTTACGACTTCCCCAATAGCCGCTTCACCGCCGAGTTCATCGGCGAAACCAACATCTTTGAAGGCACCGTGCTGGAAGACCAAGCAGACTACTCCATCGTCGAATGCTCCGAACTGGCCAACAAAGTACGCATCGATCACGGCTTAGGCGGCCGTGCCGAACAAAATCTATGGGTCAGCATCCGCCCGGAGGATATTGACCTGCATAAAGAAAAACCTGAAGACCTGGGCGATTTCAACTGGGAGCAAGGCACGGTTAAAGAAATTGCCTATCTGGGCAGCTTTGCCATTTACCACGTTCAATTGGCCAACGGCCGAGTGATTAAGAGCCAAGTACCCGCCCCTTACTGGCATGTACGCAACCTTACCCCGCCGACTTGGGACGAAACCGTATATGTAAGCTGGCCCGAAAACCAGCCCATCCCGCTGTTCAGTTAA
- the rfbD gene encoding dTDP-4-dehydrorhamnose reductase, which yields MRILLTGSKGQLGRCFKDRLPENWELIAADSATLDITDAEAVLNMAKSFQPDAILNAAAYTAVEKAERERGTAFAVNGSAVHNLAAAAHAVKARFIHISTDYVFDGKSKTPYQENALPDPVNAYGQSKLAGELLALAANPDSLIVRTSWIFSEYGNNFVKTMLAFAAEKKSLSVVDDQTGCPTYAGDLAQTLIDILGKPAFPRGIYHYCNNRPVSWYDFAHSIFQTASAGHSPFKAPVLQAVSSEEHCASVLRPAYSVLDCHKIRSELGITPADWQKSLANVIAKLLS from the coding sequence ATGAGAATCTTACTAACCGGTTCCAAAGGCCAGCTCGGACGCTGTTTCAAAGACCGCCTGCCCGAAAACTGGGAGCTGATCGCAGCCGATTCCGCCACGCTCGACATTACCGACGCAGAAGCCGTATTGAATATGGCCAAAAGTTTCCAACCCGATGCCATTCTCAATGCCGCCGCCTATACGGCGGTTGAAAAAGCCGAACGCGAACGCGGCACGGCATTTGCCGTCAACGGCAGCGCCGTGCACAATCTCGCCGCCGCCGCCCATGCGGTTAAAGCCCGTTTCATCCACATTTCCACCGATTATGTATTCGACGGAAAAAGCAAAACCCCCTACCAAGAAAACGCCCTGCCCGATCCGGTAAACGCCTACGGCCAATCCAAACTGGCCGGCGAACTCCTTGCCCTCGCTGCCAACCCCGACAGCCTGATTGTCCGCACTTCATGGATATTCAGCGAATACGGCAACAATTTCGTCAAAACCATGCTTGCCTTTGCCGCCGAAAAAAAATCGTTATCCGTCGTTGACGATCAAACCGGCTGCCCCACCTATGCGGGTGATCTGGCGCAAACCCTCATTGACATCCTCGGCAAACCCGCCTTCCCGCGCGGCATCTACCACTATTGCAACAACCGTCCCGTAAGCTGGTATGATTTCGCCCACAGCATTTTTCAGACGGCCTCTGCCGGTCATTCCCCTTTTAAAGCGCCGGTATTACAAGCCGTTTCCTCGGAAGAGCACTGCGCATCCGTTCTCCGCCCTGCATACAGCGTGCTCGATTGCCATAAAATCCGCAGCGAATTAGGCATTACCCCCGCCGATTGGCAAAAATCTTTGGCCAACGTTATCGCCAAGCTGCTCTCCTGA
- the rfbC gene encoding dTDP-4-dehydrorhamnose 3,5-epimerase: protein MQIADTDIADVKIIRPTLFNDDRGFFMETFEKNRYSEMLGIDLDFVQDNYSRSYKNVLRGLHFQTENPQGKLVRCVRGEIFDVAVDIRPHSSTFGRWTSIVLNDDNQIQCWIPPGFAHGFAVLSDVADVEYKCTDFYNPKAEGCLIWNDPAVGIDWPVSHPLLSAKDRQGKTLEELYK from the coding sequence ATGCAGATTGCCGATACCGATATCGCCGACGTTAAAATCATCCGCCCGACCCTATTCAACGACGACCGCGGCTTTTTTATGGAAACCTTCGAAAAAAACCGCTACAGTGAAATGCTCGGCATCGACTTGGATTTTGTGCAAGACAACTATTCCCGCTCCTACAAAAACGTATTGCGCGGCCTACACTTCCAAACCGAAAACCCGCAAGGCAAACTGGTACGTTGCGTGCGCGGCGAAATATTCGACGTGGCGGTCGACATCCGCCCGCATTCGTCCACATTCGGCCGGTGGACAAGCATTGTTCTCAATGACGACAACCAAATACAATGCTGGATTCCCCCCGGCTTCGCCCACGGCTTCGCCGTTTTGAGCGATGTGGCCGATGTCGAATACAAATGCACCGATTTTTATAACCCCAAGGCCGAAGGCTGCCTGATCTGGAACGACCCCGCAGTCGGCATCGACTGGCCGGTAAGCCATCCTCTTTTGTCAGCCAAAGACCGACAAGGAAAAACTCTGGAGGAACTATACAAATGA
- the rfbA gene encoding glucose-1-phosphate thymidylyltransferase RfbA codes for MKGIVLAGGTGTRLYPVTRGVSKQLLPVYDKPMIYYPLSVLMLAGIRDILIITTPEDMGSYQRLLGDGGNFGINLSYAAQPDPDGLAQAFLIGKSFIGNDNVCLILGDNIYFGEGFSRKLEHAAARRNGATVFAYQVSDPARFGVVEFDNNFKAVSIEEKPQHPKSHYAVTGLYFYDNDVVEMAAQIKPSARGELEITDINRMYLETGRLNVELLGRGFAWLDTGTHDSLLEASHFVHTIEKRQGLKIACLEEIAFNKGWLDKETLAEHIKPLAQTGYGRYLQRLLDN; via the coding sequence ATGAAAGGCATCGTTCTCGCCGGCGGCACCGGCACCCGGCTTTATCCCGTTACCCGCGGCGTATCCAAACAGCTTCTGCCCGTGTACGACAAGCCGATGATTTATTACCCGCTTTCCGTACTGATGCTTGCCGGCATCCGCGACATTCTGATAATCACCACGCCCGAAGACATGGGCAGCTATCAACGCCTGCTCGGCGACGGTGGTAATTTCGGCATCAATCTCAGCTATGCCGCCCAACCCGACCCGGACGGTTTGGCGCAGGCGTTTTTAATCGGAAAATCCTTTATCGGCAACGACAACGTGTGCCTGATTCTCGGCGACAACATCTATTTCGGCGAGGGCTTCAGCCGCAAACTCGAACACGCCGCCGCGCGCCGCAACGGTGCCACCGTATTTGCCTACCAAGTGTCGGACCCCGCACGCTTCGGCGTGGTCGAATTCGACAACAACTTCAAAGCCGTTTCCATCGAGGAAAAACCGCAACACCCCAAATCGCATTACGCCGTTACCGGTCTGTATTTCTACGATAACGACGTGGTGGAAATGGCCGCACAAATCAAACCGTCCGCACGCGGAGAATTGGAAATTACCGACATCAACCGAATGTATCTGGAAACAGGCCGTCTGAACGTAGAACTCTTGGGCCGCGGCTTCGCATGGCTCGACACCGGCACCCACGACAGCCTGCTCGAAGCCTCCCATTTCGTCCACACCATCGAAAAGCGGCAAGGCTTGAAGATAGCCTGCTTGGAAGAAATCGCCTTCAACAAAGGCTGGCTCGACAAAGAAACGCTGGCCGAACACATCAAGCCGCTGGCACAAACCGGTTACGGCCGGTATTTGCAGCGCCTGTTGGACAACTGA
- the rfbB gene encoding dTDP-glucose 4,6-dehydratase encodes MQNNTLFITGGAGFIGSSLIRYLIGHTGVRIVNIDKLTYAGNLQSLAGVAANPRYCFARTDICNRAALDKLFAEHQPCGIIHLAAESHVDRSIGSPADFIETNIVGTYTLLEAARNYLQTLNGETKRTFRFHHVSTDEVYGDLQDSDGLFTETTAYAPSSPYSASKASSDHLVRAWHRTYGLPIVLTNCTNNYGPCQFPEKLIPLMILNCLAAKPLPVYGEGRQIRDWLYVDDHVRALWSVFTRAPNGATYNIGGNAERRNIDVVRTICAVLDEIRPTEQNPAARHLQSYTELITHVADRPGHDVRYATDASKITRDLGWRPQENFESGLRKTIEWYLNNEHWWQAVLNGSYRTLAAQ; translated from the coding sequence ATGCAAAACAATACCTTATTTATCACCGGCGGCGCAGGTTTCATCGGCTCCTCACTCATCCGCTACCTGATCGGGCATACCGGCGTGCGTATCGTCAACATCGACAAACTCACCTACGCCGGAAACCTGCAATCGCTCGCCGGCGTTGCCGCAAACCCCCGCTATTGTTTTGCCCGTACCGACATCTGCAACCGCGCCGCGCTGGACAAACTTTTTGCCGAGCACCAGCCGTGCGGCATCATCCATCTGGCCGCCGAAAGCCATGTCGACCGCAGCATCGGCAGCCCCGCCGACTTCATCGAAACCAACATCGTCGGCACCTATACCCTGCTCGAAGCCGCCCGCAACTACCTGCAAACGCTAAACGGCGAAACCAAGCGAACCTTCCGTTTCCATCATGTTTCCACCGACGAAGTTTACGGCGATCTGCAAGATTCAGACGGCCTCTTCACCGAAACCACCGCCTACGCCCCCAGCAGCCCCTATTCCGCCAGCAAAGCCTCGAGCGATCATCTTGTCCGCGCATGGCACCGCACTTACGGCCTGCCCATTGTGCTGACCAACTGCACCAACAACTACGGCCCCTGCCAGTTTCCAGAAAAACTGATTCCGCTGATGATTCTGAACTGCCTTGCCGCCAAACCGCTGCCGGTTTACGGCGAAGGCAGGCAAATCCGCGACTGGCTGTATGTAGACGACCATGTCCGCGCATTGTGGTCGGTATTTACCCGTGCCCCGAACGGCGCAACCTACAATATCGGCGGCAATGCCGAGCGGCGGAATATCGATGTCGTCCGCACCATTTGCGCCGTCCTCGACGAAATCCGACCGACCGAGCAAAACCCTGCAGCCCGCCACCTGCAATCTTATACCGAACTGATTACCCACGTTGCCGACCGCCCCGGCCATGATGTCCGCTACGCCACCGATGCCTCGAAAATCACCCGCGATTTAGGCTGGCGACCGCAAGAAAACTTTGAAAGCGGGTTGCGTAAAACCATAGAATGGTATTTGAACAATGAACACTGGTGGCAGGCCGTCTTAAACGGCTCCTACCGCACCCTTGCGGCTCAGTGA
- a CDS encoding LemA family protein yields MLKKWLAILAVFTSLFALSGCGYNTMQTQDEAANAAWSEVLNQYQRRADLIPNLVNTVKGYAKHEEKVLTDVTNARSKVGSIQMTAEDATDEAKLKQYAQAQGELSSALSRLLVVAENYPQLKADQNFRDLQAQLEGTENRVTFARNNYIKAVQTYNTTLRQFPQNITAKIFGMKARPQFTVENEKAVSTAPKVEF; encoded by the coding sequence ATGCTGAAAAAATGGCTGGCCATTTTGGCCGTATTTACTTCTTTATTTGCTCTGAGCGGCTGCGGCTACAACACCATGCAGACACAGGACGAAGCGGCCAATGCGGCTTGGTCCGAAGTGCTGAACCAATACCAGCGCCGTGCGGATTTGATTCCGAATCTGGTTAACACCGTCAAAGGTTATGCCAAGCACGAGGAAAAAGTGCTGACCGATGTAACCAACGCACGCAGCAAAGTGGGCAGCATCCAGATGACGGCGGAAGATGCAACCGACGAAGCCAAATTGAAACAATATGCTCAGGCGCAAGGGGAATTAAGCAGTGCGTTGTCACGTTTATTAGTAGTGGCGGAAAACTATCCGCAGTTGAAAGCCGACCAGAATTTCCGTGATTTGCAGGCGCAGTTGGAAGGCACTGAAAACCGCGTAACATTCGCACGCAACAACTACATCAAAGCGGTGCAAACTTATAACACCACTTTGCGCCAGTTCCCGCAAAACATCACGGCCAAAATTTTCGGCATGAAGGCCCGTCCGCAATTTACCGTTGAGAATGAAAAAGCTGTTTCCACCGCACCTAAAGTAGAGTTTTAA
- a CDS encoding YnfA family protein, protein MLKTLLLFAATALAEIVGCYLPYVWLRQNGSPWLLLPAALSLAVFAWLLTLHPTASGRVYAAYGGVYISTALLWLWAVDGVKPQITDWIGVALCLSGMAVIMAGARQG, encoded by the coding sequence ATGTTGAAAACGTTATTGCTGTTTGCCGCCACCGCTTTGGCGGAGATTGTCGGCTGTTACCTGCCTTATGTTTGGTTGCGGCAGAACGGATCGCCGTGGCTGCTGCTGCCGGCTGCATTGAGTTTGGCCGTATTTGCATGGCTGCTTACTTTGCACCCGACTGCCAGCGGGCGTGTTTATGCCGCTTACGGCGGTGTGTATATCAGTACGGCCTTGCTGTGGCTGTGGGCGGTAGACGGCGTGAAGCCGCAAATCACCGATTGGATAGGCGTAGCCCTGTGCCTGAGCGGAATGGCAGTGATTATGGCAGGAGCGCGGCAGGGTTGA
- a CDS encoding TPM domain-containing protein: protein MQSAIQRFGMFLAMMLASVWLFAADLTPVPPLTAPVMDTAEMMQPAAREELNAHLLQYSREKGSQIVVLTVPTINPETPFDYAARVMEAWKLGRKDISDGVLLLLVRDERKSHLAVGRGLEGAIPDVYAKRILEDVLRPYLRAGEPDKGIAVAVAQIEKLIAGEPLPEVNPIDRYADDSGDGWIMLLILPVFAGGFFRTIFGRAFGSLITGGLTFFAGWVLGFGLIVAVLAALVGTVIAFAVGSGAFISGGGSGRGGGFGGGFGGGSGGWSSGGGFGGGGGFSGGGGSFGGGGASGGW, encoded by the coding sequence ATGCAATCCGCAATACAACGCTTCGGTATGTTTCTCGCCATGATGTTGGCGAGCGTATGGCTGTTTGCGGCCGACCTTACCCCCGTGCCGCCACTGACCGCTCCCGTGATGGATACGGCGGAAATGATGCAGCCCGCCGCACGGGAAGAGTTGAACGCACATCTGTTGCAGTACAGCCGCGAAAAAGGCAGCCAGATTGTTGTGCTTACCGTGCCGACCATCAATCCTGAAACGCCGTTTGATTATGCCGCCCGCGTGATGGAAGCATGGAAACTCGGGCGTAAAGACATCAGCGATGGCGTGTTGCTGCTTTTGGTGCGCGACGAACGCAAAAGCCATCTTGCCGTCGGCCGTGGTTTGGAAGGCGCTATTCCGGATGTGTACGCCAAAAGGATTTTGGAGGATGTGCTGCGGCCTTACCTGCGTGCCGGCGAACCTGACAAAGGTATAGCGGTAGCCGTAGCCCAAATTGAAAAACTGATTGCAGGCGAACCGCTTCCCGAGGTAAACCCGATCGACCGATATGCCGACGACAGCGGCGACGGTTGGATAATGCTGCTGATATTGCCGGTTTTCGCCGGCGGTTTTTTCAGAACGATTTTCGGGCGGGCATTCGGCAGTCTGATTACCGGCGGGTTGACATTCTTTGCTGGGTGGGTGTTGGGTTTCGGATTGATTGTGGCGGTGCTGGCGGCATTGGTTGGCACGGTAATTGCATTTGCGGTGGGTAGCGGTGCATTTATTTCCGGCGGCGGAAGCGGTCGGGGCGGCGGTTTCGGAGGCGGCTTTGGTGGTGGTTCGGGTGGTTGGAGCAGCGGTGGCGGTTTCGGAGGGGGCGGCGGCTTCAGCGGCGGAGGAGGCAGTTTCGGCGGCGGCGGTGCGTCAGGAGGATGGTAA
- a CDS encoding TPM domain-containing protein, with protein MEQNRFKRLWQHWLCPRFRVERYFPTADLQRISSEIGRSEQNHQGQIRFVIESRYPSSAVLGGLDTRTRAWQWFGELGVWDTEMNSGVLVYISFADHAVEIVADRGIAGKVGTEAWQHVCETMREAFKNGVFVAGLESGLREVNTILSRHLPRDPCDGAVDELPNEVVLR; from the coding sequence ATGGAGCAAAACAGATTCAAACGGCTATGGCAGCATTGGCTTTGCCCGCGTTTTCGTGTGGAGCGTTATTTTCCCACGGCCGACCTGCAACGCATCAGCAGCGAAATAGGGCGTTCCGAGCAAAACCATCAAGGTCAGATACGCTTCGTGATCGAGTCGCGCTATCCGAGCAGCGCCGTGTTAGGCGGTTTGGATACCCGTACCCGTGCGTGGCAATGGTTCGGCGAACTTGGTGTGTGGGATACGGAAATGAACAGCGGCGTGTTGGTGTATATATCGTTTGCCGACCACGCAGTCGAAATTGTGGCCGACAGGGGCATCGCCGGAAAAGTCGGTACGGAAGCATGGCAGCATGTTTGCGAAACCATGCGCGAAGCCTTTAAAAACGGGGTATTCGTTGCCGGCTTGGAGAGCGGTTTGCGGGAAGTGAATACCATTCTTTCCCGACATCTGCCGCGTGATCCTTGCGACGGAGCGGTGGATGAATTGCCGAACGAGGTGGTGTTGCGATAA
- the accD gene encoding acetyl-CoA carboxylase, carboxyltransferase subunit beta produces the protein MSWLDKILPPKIKRADKNASGIPEGLWHKCPSCSATLYATDLQQNLQVCPKCNHHNPLSARDRLNMLLDESGREEIGMQVKPTDILKFKDSKKYPDRLSAARKTTGEDDALVVMKGTMNGLPVVVASFEFRFIGGSMGSVVGERFVQGVRRAVADNCAFVCVSASGGARMQEGLNSLMQMTKTSASLHLLSEKHLPFISVLTDPTMGGVSASFAFLGDIVLAEPNALIGFAGPRVIEQTVRETLPEGFQRAEFLLEKGAIDQIVDRREMKQRISNLITLLRRQDAVSAA, from the coding sequence ATGAGCTGGTTAGACAAAATCTTACCCCCGAAAATCAAACGTGCAGATAAAAATGCTTCGGGTATCCCTGAAGGCCTTTGGCACAAATGCCCTTCTTGCTCGGCCACCCTTTATGCAACTGATTTGCAGCAAAACCTGCAAGTATGCCCCAAGTGTAACCATCACAATCCTTTATCCGCCCGCGACCGTTTGAACATGTTGTTGGATGAAAGCGGCCGTGAAGAAATCGGTATGCAAGTCAAACCCACCGACATTCTGAAATTCAAAGACAGCAAAAAATATCCCGACCGCCTCTCTGCCGCACGTAAAACCACCGGCGAAGACGATGCGTTGGTGGTTATGAAAGGTACTATGAACGGCCTGCCTGTGGTTGTGGCTTCATTCGAATTCCGTTTTATCGGCGGTTCGATGGGGTCGGTTGTGGGCGAGCGTTTCGTACAGGGCGTGCGCCGCGCCGTTGCCGACAACTGCGCTTTCGTATGCGTATCGGCTTCGGGCGGTGCGCGCATGCAGGAAGGTTTGAATTCCCTGATGCAGATGACCAAAACCAGCGCGTCGCTGCATCTGCTTTCCGAAAAACACCTGCCGTTTATCTCCGTGCTGACCGACCCGACGATGGGAGGGGTATCAGCCAGTTTCGCTTTCTTAGGCGACATCGTATTGGCCGAACCCAATGCCTTGATCGGTTTCGCAGGCCCGCGCGTGATTGAGCAAACCGTGCGCGAAACCTTGCCCGAAGGCTTCCAACGTGCCGAGTTTCTGCTGGAAAAAGGGGCGATTGACCAAATCGTCGACCGCCGCGAAATGAAACAGCGCATTAGCAATCTGATTACTTTGTTGCGCCGTCAGGATGCAGTAAGCGCAGCTTAA
- the trpA gene encoding tryptophan synthase subunit alpha: protein MSRIQQTFQALNSEKALIPYITAGDPDIRTTLAVMHGLVANGADLLELGVPFSDPMADGPTIQRAAERALAKGVSLNDVLAVVREFRQTDQTTPVVLMGYLNPIHKMGYETFARAAAEAGVDGVLTVDSPVETISTLHDALKQNGIDCIFLIAPTTTEERIRTIAQHAGGFVYYVSLKGVTGSSQLDTEAVSRKIEILRKYISIPIGVGFGISNAESAREIAAVADAVIVGSRIVKEIENSAGREAEAVGALAKELKDAIR from the coding sequence ATGAGCAGAATCCAGCAAACCTTCCAAGCCTTAAACAGCGAAAAAGCCCTGATTCCCTACATTACCGCCGGAGATCCTGACATCCGCACCACACTGGCCGTTATGCACGGCTTGGTTGCCAACGGTGCCGATCTGCTTGAACTCGGCGTACCCTTTTCCGACCCGATGGCAGACGGCCCCACCATTCAGCGTGCCGCCGAACGAGCCCTCGCAAAAGGCGTATCGCTGAACGATGTATTGGCGGTCGTACGCGAATTCCGCCAAACCGATCAAACCACGCCCGTCGTACTGATGGGTTATCTCAACCCCATACACAAAATGGGTTACGAAACCTTTGCCCGCGCCGCAGCCGAAGCAGGCGTAGACGGTGTGTTGACAGTCGATTCCCCCGTCGAAACCATTTCTACGTTACACGACGCGCTGAAACAGAACGGTATCGACTGCATTTTCCTGATTGCCCCGACGACAACCGAAGAACGTATCCGAACCATCGCGCAACATGCAGGCGGCTTTGTTTATTATGTTTCACTCAAAGGCGTAACCGGTTCGTCGCAGTTGGATACCGAAGCCGTTTCACGTAAAATTGAAATCTTGCGCAAATATATCAGCATCCCTATCGGCGTAGGTTTCGGCATCAGCAATGCCGAAAGCGCCCGGGAAATTGCCGCTGTTGCCGATGCCGTTATCGTCGGCAGCCGCATCGTCAAAGAAATCGAAAACAGCGCCGGCCGTGAAGCGGAGGCCGTCGGCGCGTTGGCAAAAGAATTAAAAGACGCCATCCGTTAA
- a CDS encoding FxsA family protein, with amino-acid sequence MRFFGIGFLVLLFLEIMSIVWMADWIGGAATLGLMILSFVTGAMMLRHTGLSGLLMAGAAVRGGGQVSFYQMLWPIRYAVAAVLMMSPGFVSLIIALILLLPLKGKPIAEINTATFTSQHNPFTRPRPNDDDIIEGEYTVTPSEPGRQDYIEHKQD; translated from the coding sequence ATGCGTTTTTTCGGTATCGGCTTTCTAGTACTGCTGTTTTTGGAAATCATGTCCATCGTATGGATGGCGGATTGGATTGGCGGAGCAGCAACACTCGGCTTAATGATATTGAGTTTTGTGACGGGAGCGATGATGCTGCGCCACACGGGTTTATCGGGTTTGCTGATGGCGGGGGCTGCTGTGCGCGGCGGCGGGCAAGTTTCGTTTTACCAAATGCTTTGGCCTATCCGTTATGCCGTTGCCGCCGTTTTGATGATGAGCCCGGGCTTCGTATCGCTGATTATCGCTTTGATTCTGCTGCTGCCGCTTAAAGGAAAACCGATTGCAGAGATAAACACCGCCACATTCACCTCGCAACACAATCCTTTTACACGCCCCCGCCCGAATGACGACGATATCATTGAAGGCGAATACACCGTAACGCCGTCCGAACCGGGCAGACAGGACTACATCGAGCATAAACAGGATTAA